The segment tcatcaaaataattttataaaaaagcaaaaagactTGAAATGCCCTGTAAGTGGGCAATATTGTTTAACCATTCTGATAACCATATTGACAGGGTCTAAGtagaacaacacacacacacacacgataatAACAGTATATCTCTGACACTTGTTTAGAAGATACACACAGGATGAAAGGGGTTGAGGCGACCCTTCATGTGAACGTCAGCCATGCTGTACGGGTAGGGCTTCTCAGCCTGCGACACCTTGTCCAACTCGATCATCTGaaacatcaaaacacacacacaattgattacagaggagaggggagagaactctaGACTTTTTTGCAGGATGTACGAATTCCTACAGTCATCACAACACTCGCGACCTCTACAGATAACAGCAGGTCTTAAATACACTGAGCGTTTGAACTTATGAGTAGCGGGTCTTCGTCACAAACGTACAAGACGGCTTTTGAATGTTGGCCCTCATATCCGTTAGTATCCTCTGTTACCTGTGAGTGTGAACCCCTAGGGACCACTCAGTCTCCTCCATCACCTGTGGCATTAGCGAATGTCACAGCAACGCACTACGGGCATAAGTGTCTGTTACATAATTACTTACCTCTTCAGGTGTCAGTGTCCAGCCGTTGGCAGCGCCCATATTTTCATCCAGCTGCTGTGTGTTGAGGACACCAGTGATGACCGAGGCGACTATGTCTCTCTGCAGCAGCCAGCGGAGCGCCACCTGGGTCTGGGTCTTACCTGTGAGATAGTCAGGTAAGCTTGAATGAAAGAGTGTTCTGGTAACTTTACCCCAAAAGGCAAATCTCTGTCAAGAACTAAGTCACAGACATGGATCTCACAATGAAGAGAACTTTCAAGACTGTAACCATATTAGGTACAAATGAGAAGTTTGCGTGCTTAGCAATAGCTAAAGACGATAATTCTCAACAACAGATATTAAAGGCGAGTTGTCTTACCATGCTGGGCACCGATGCGTTTGGTGGCGTCCAAAATGTTCCAGATGCGGTCATCTGCTCGCAGCATATTCCAGTTGGGCGACCCATCAAGAGTAGTCTTTTGCTTTACCAACTCGCCCAGGCGCCCCGACTCAGGAGGCTTATCTCGGGTCACCTCCCCCGTCAAGATTCCCCTGCAACAGAACAAGCCACGTGTTGTTACTTTTCGTGAAGAGAGTACAGTAATGGGCCACAActcttctctcatctctctaCGGTTGATCTTTCGTAATCGCTGAGTAGCGTTGGAAGATTGTTTCTATCTGTTGGCTATTAGCTAAAGGTCGACCAGGCCACAAAGAAGGATGCCTATAAGGATAAAAGGGAAGATTAGACATCGGAAATCCCAGCTTTAATCTGAGAATTTTTCTATCCAGACCTTCAAGGTGCAAAATCTCCttataaccctaaccctttcaGACCTCAGTGTCAAGAAAGTAGGTGTTGAGAATAGCAGGCTAATTCAGGAGTTCTTGGTGAAAGggtgacattatttattttggaattTGCAGTTCAAAAATTATGTCTGttgttttctgtcatttgttCTCGTGACTGAGTCATTCACACGCCGGTGATGATTATAGTGTCAAGACTTCGAGGCGGTCTAGAGATACATAAACTCACCCGGCCAGTGGACTCCATGGCAACACCGCCAGGCCGTGCTCTTTGCAAACCTGGAAGGCCTCATATTCGGAATTCCGCTCTTTCAGATTGTAATTTTGCTGTAGACCACATCACAAAAACTGCAGTAAATCAGCAACAATGTTTTCACATATCTGACTGACATGAGGGCCTTTACCTGTATCAAGCCCATTCTCTCGATTTCTATTTGACGacattacattttctttaaacgGTATGTTTCTATTCATTTTGTACGATATGATAATTTGAGTTGTACTCTTTATCCAACAGTCCACAgtacgaataataataataatcatcatcacttctTGCGCAGCTCATAAATGGAGATGTCATGTCAGTTCACAACGGTGAGACTGGGAAAGAGCCGAGTCTTACTTGGAGGGTGACGACACGTTCCAGTCCCAACTTTTCTTGCACCTGAATCCACCTCTCCATTTGCCACCCTGACAGGTTGCTGGCCCCCAGGTTTCGTACCTTGCCACACCTCACTAGGTCATTCAGAGTCCGTAACGTGTCTTCCAGGGGCACGGCGACATCCCAGATGTGGGTCTGCGAGAATTTACATAAAAAGTTTGATACCTTTTTGATCCTCCATATGTTTCTCTTCTAACATTTACGGACACACCTGTGTACGGAGGAACCAACAAAAtctcatgaaaaaaaacattgttggTAACGCAAGGTTTAAAGACATGTACCCATTTCAACTGCTGTTTCCGGTGGAGAAGTTTGTtgcgggtatcgaaccggtgcACCTCTCAGTTCAGATTCGAGCGCTCTAGCCACTCCTCGTATAATTGCGACAGATCGGAAGATAGATGACAACAAACCTGGTAAAGGTCGATGAAGTCTGTTTGCAGACGACTCAAACTCTCCTCCACGGCACGTGTGATGTGTCGCCGGCTCAGCCCCACCTTGTTGGGGTCGGTGGGGTCCGTGTGCAAGCGAACTTTAGTGGCGATGACGAACCTGTCTCGCTCTTGCCTACAAAGTTACATCACGACTTCCATAGCACAATCTTCTTTTTTACATCGTGTAAAATTAATTGCCATTTTTACATTACGGTTATACACTGAAGGTTTCTTTGGAACAAAATAGAATAAGCATGTTTTGTGTACACCGCACAGGAGGAGTGAAAACAATCACACGTTGGGAATCAAATTTGATACGATGGTGCCAGAAGAAAGTGGCTACATTGTGTAAACACCTATAGAATGCCTCAAATGAAAATGTGACTGCTagtaattattgtaattactgctagtaatttatttacattatttaagtATCTTACTGTAATTTCAATTACACTTatgaattaataattattgattattaatttttctgcCGCTTACTTAGTTAGCCAGCTGCCCACAATCCTCTCTGATTCCTTGGGACCGTACACATCCGCCGTGTCTATGAAGTTACCTCCCCATTCTACAAACCGATCCAATATTTTGTGTGCAGACTCCTCGTCTATGTTGTCAGTTAAAACTGATAActgtgaaaaaaagatgaaaatacaTTCAACGTTGTTTGTAAACAAGGATAAAATAGCATGTAGAAACTACAAGGGTTTGTatagcttgtacttggtagtgaacctcaTCTTATGGCCATGGCAGATCCTATCTATTCTAGCCATTGTAGTTGTCGCGATCCTGATGAAGATATCTTACTGCTGTTCTTGAAGAGTGTGGTTCCCAAGTACTCCAAGCTGCTTAGCACTAAAAGCTATGCGCTACTTACGGTTTTTGATTTCCCAAAGGTCAGGGTGCCCAGACACATGTTGGAGACCTTAAACCCTGTCTTGCCCAGGAACTCCAACTGACATTTCGACGTCTCTGGAATCGTGCTGTCTGCCATGttgatttttgtaaacagtGTTCAGGATCAGACCTGTGATAAGACATTTAATAAAGGTCAAAGTAGCGCTTCATAAACCTGTATAAAATAATTCAAGGTCTAACCCTGAGCTAACGAACTGTCTACAAGGGAGACTAATTCTTGAGGGTGGGGGCGAactattttctttcatcatcgTTACCTTACTGGAGGCCCATATCAGGGGCCAGTTTCTGATCGGCAACTGGTGGATGGTCCGAGAGTTGCCCACACACAGATCTGAGTGGacgacctgtgacctgtgacctgctGCACAGTCGAGCCTATCAACCACCAGGATAGACAGACTTCATAGTGAAGTTTTCTAACTTTATTGGGATGGCGGTTCTTACCCTCATACTAaccacacattctctctcatgAGTCAGACACACTCGATCATTCCCtcacacatgaacacaaacacactcg is part of the Pomacea canaliculata isolate SZHN2017 linkage group LG13, ASM307304v1, whole genome shotgun sequence genome and harbors:
- the LOC112554075 gene encoding uncharacterized protein LOC112554075 yields the protein MADSTIPETSKCQLEFLGKTGFKVSNMCLGTLTFGKSKTLSVLTDNIDEESAHKILDRFVEWGGNFIDTADVYGPKESERIVGSWLTKQERDRFVIATKVRLHTDPTDPNKVGLSRRHITRAVEESLSRLQTDFIDLYQTHIWDVAVPLEDTLRTLNDLVRCGKVRNLGASNLSGWQMERWIQVQEKLGLERVVTLQQNYNLKERNSEYEAFQVCKEHGLAVLPWSPLAGGILTGEVTRDKPPESGRLGELVKQKTTLDGSPNWNMLRADDRIWNILDATKRIGAQHGKTQTQVALRWLLQRDIVASVITGVLNTQQLDENMGAANGWTLTPEEMIELDKVSQAEKPYPYSMADVHMKGRLNPFHPVCIF